From Halomicrobium salinisoli, the proteins below share one genomic window:
- a CDS encoding MFS transporter: protein MVAHALVHTYELAVPIFLPIWLAEFSVIDLGVTQIAVTTATLGAAVTVGYGLFGVGALPAGVLVDRYGSRRLIAGCLLGMAGSFVALGLAPGVPTIALALAVWGVAASVYHPAGLALVSKGVRERGTGFAYHGVAGNLGIGLGPLAATVLLLVLEWRTVALLLAAPALLGAVYAVRARFDETAAVDSGAAADGGSREDAAESTDDAGGPGAGGVDSLAEFLGESRRLFASAFALVFVLVMCSGLYYRGFLTFLPELLDDLPGFGPVRVAAVLPGPLLDALGVAAGDGRTLAPSRYFYSALLLVGVIGQYAGGKLTDRVPVEYGIVGGFGALAVLVLLFLPAAELGVWPLLVLGAALGVVMFGVQPINQATIAEYSPADARGLSYGFSYLGIFGVGALGATVAGTVLTVASPPALFAVLAVLAAAAGIVGVILLRG from the coding sequence ATGGTGGCCCACGCGCTGGTGCACACCTACGAGCTGGCGGTGCCGATCTTCCTGCCGATCTGGCTCGCGGAGTTCTCGGTGATCGACCTCGGGGTCACCCAGATCGCGGTGACGACGGCGACGCTCGGGGCGGCGGTCACCGTCGGCTACGGGCTGTTCGGCGTCGGCGCGCTGCCCGCGGGCGTGCTCGTCGACCGGTACGGCTCGCGGCGGCTCATCGCCGGCTGCCTGCTCGGCATGGCCGGCTCGTTCGTCGCGCTCGGCCTCGCGCCCGGCGTCCCCACCATCGCGCTCGCGCTGGCCGTCTGGGGCGTCGCGGCCTCCGTCTACCACCCGGCCGGCCTCGCGCTCGTCTCCAAGGGCGTCCGCGAGCGGGGCACGGGGTTCGCGTACCACGGCGTCGCGGGCAACCTCGGGATCGGCCTCGGCCCGCTGGCGGCCACCGTCCTCCTGCTCGTCCTCGAGTGGCGCACCGTCGCGCTGCTGCTGGCCGCGCCCGCCCTCCTCGGCGCCGTCTACGCCGTCCGCGCCCGCTTCGACGAGACGGCCGCCGTCGACTCGGGGGCGGCCGCCGACGGCGGCAGCCGGGAGGACGCCGCCGAGAGTACCGACGACGCCGGCGGCCCCGGTGCCGGCGGCGTGGACTCGCTCGCGGAGTTCCTCGGCGAGTCGCGGCGGCTGTTCGCGAGCGCCTTCGCGCTCGTGTTCGTGCTCGTCATGTGCTCGGGGCTGTACTACCGCGGCTTCCTGACCTTCCTGCCGGAGCTGCTGGACGACCTGCCCGGGTTCGGGCCGGTCCGGGTCGCCGCCGTCCTCCCGGGGCCGCTGCTGGACGCGCTGGGCGTCGCCGCCGGCGACGGGCGCACCCTCGCGCCGAGCCGGTACTTCTACTCCGCGCTCCTGCTCGTCGGCGTGATCGGGCAGTACGCCGGCGGCAAGCTCACCGATCGGGTCCCGGTCGAGTACGGCATCGTCGGCGGCTTCGGCGCGCTCGCCGTCCTCGTGTTGCTGTTTCTCCCCGCCGCCGAGCTCGGCGTCTGGCCGCTGCTGGTCCTCGGCGCGGCGCTCGGCGTCGTCATGTTCGGCGTCCAGCCGATCAACCAGGCCACCATCGCCGAGTACTCCCCCGCCGATGCCCGGGGCCTGTCCTACGGCTTCTCCTACCTGGGCATCTTCGGCGTCGGCGCGCTGGGCGCGACGGTCGCCGGGACGGTCCTCACCGTAGCGTCGCCGCCGGCGCTCTTTGCGGTGCTGGCCGTGCTAGCAGCGGCGGCGGGGATTGTTGGAGTGATCCTGCTGCGGGGGTGA
- a CDS encoding helix-hairpin-helix domain-containing protein, which yields MELESVPGVGAKTAASLRELDDPERALREGDVATLAKAPGVSEGRAARIARAAIRAEHDDPGGFPATDRARELYRSALDLLRERTVTDYAARRLETLYPSGEPGRIREVREFAREAMEREPTDEVLAALGDVEPLTEPGDVRVRDRCLATSDAERYAEAKEAIPEVSVEVVDDARQVGELARSYATVVVLDEAFSGVDVEGDVRVEPDALENPADVVPERPLAFFARNRDRLRAAAQVHRAADLEPPCDLDTLEGALERLDEEGGVRDDDELDRLSTAVDDLDAAVSTAESVANDHLREAIEERDVTIEGTDLLSLVERGAGVDSLLSRELSDEYAAAVEKARDHLVDALALEDTESVARRAFPDEPTYPVEREEDVVSRLREELTTARDRRAARLKRDLADDLAGLRADAEALVDAALELDVELAVARFARDFECTMPTVSGVSDDEAAAEPVEGFAIEGGRSPLLDVPFDEVDPVDYRVDGVALLSGVNSGGKTSTLDLVGLVTTLAHMGLPVPAEDARIERVRELHYHAKTQGTLDAGAFESTLRQFGDLVTGVSAEGAGEAGGDAAAADGGERSDGSRSSSERSSDGGEASDVSASEASGGSSEQRSDGAGVMVLVDELESITEPGAAATIIAGILEALAERDATAVFVSHLAGDVIDAADADLTVDGIQAEGLEDGELRVNRSPVKGTLARSTPELIVEKLADGDAASDEDAAFYGDLLEKF from the coding sequence ATGGAGTTGGAATCGGTCCCGGGCGTGGGAGCCAAGACCGCCGCGTCACTCCGTGAACTGGACGACCCCGAGCGGGCCCTGCGGGAGGGCGACGTGGCGACGCTGGCGAAGGCCCCGGGCGTCAGCGAGGGGCGAGCGGCGCGCATCGCCCGGGCAGCCATCCGGGCCGAACACGACGACCCCGGCGGCTTCCCGGCCACGGACCGGGCCCGGGAGCTCTACCGGTCCGCGCTGGACCTGCTCAGGGAGCGGACCGTCACGGACTACGCCGCCAGGCGTCTGGAGACGCTCTACCCCAGCGGCGAGCCCGGCCGCATCCGCGAGGTCCGCGAGTTCGCCCGCGAGGCGATGGAGCGCGAGCCGACCGACGAGGTGCTGGCGGCGCTGGGCGACGTCGAGCCCCTGACCGAGCCGGGCGACGTGCGCGTGCGCGACCGGTGTCTGGCCACCAGCGACGCCGAGCGCTACGCCGAGGCGAAGGAGGCCATCCCGGAGGTGAGCGTCGAGGTGGTCGACGACGCGCGCCAGGTGGGCGAGCTGGCCCGCAGCTACGCGACCGTGGTCGTCCTCGACGAGGCGTTCTCCGGGGTCGACGTCGAGGGCGACGTCCGCGTCGAGCCCGACGCGCTGGAGAACCCCGCCGACGTCGTCCCCGAGCGGCCGCTGGCCTTCTTCGCGCGCAACCGTGACCGCCTGCGGGCGGCGGCGCAGGTTCACCGCGCCGCTGACCTCGAACCTCCCTGCGACCTCGACACGCTGGAGGGGGCCCTGGAGCGACTGGACGAGGAGGGCGGCGTCCGCGACGACGACGAGCTGGACCGGCTGTCGACCGCGGTCGACGACCTCGACGCGGCGGTCTCCACGGCGGAGTCGGTCGCCAACGACCACCTCCGGGAGGCCATCGAGGAGCGCGACGTCACCATCGAGGGGACGGACCTGCTGTCGCTGGTCGAGCGCGGCGCCGGCGTCGACTCGCTGCTCTCCCGGGAGCTGTCCGACGAGTACGCCGCCGCCGTCGAGAAGGCCCGCGACCACCTCGTCGACGCGCTGGCGCTGGAGGACACGGAGTCCGTCGCCCGGCGGGCGTTCCCCGACGAGCCCACGTATCCCGTCGAGCGCGAGGAGGACGTGGTCTCCCGCCTGCGCGAGGAACTGACCACCGCCCGCGACCGGCGCGCGGCCCGGCTCAAGCGCGACCTGGCCGACGACCTCGCCGGGCTGCGCGCGGACGCCGAGGCGCTGGTCGACGCGGCGCTGGAACTGGACGTGGAACTCGCCGTCGCGCGGTTCGCCCGCGACTTCGAGTGCACGATGCCGACGGTGAGTGGAGTGAGCGACGACGAGGCGGCGGCCGAGCCCGTCGAGGGATTCGCCATCGAGGGCGGCCGCTCGCCCCTGCTGGACGTCCCCTTCGACGAGGTCGACCCCGTCGACTACCGCGTCGACGGGGTCGCGCTGCTGTCGGGCGTCAACAGCGGCGGCAAGACCTCCACGCTGGACCTGGTGGGGCTGGTGACCACGCTCGCGCACATGGGCCTGCCCGTGCCCGCCGAGGACGCCCGGATCGAGCGCGTCCGCGAGCTGCACTACCACGCCAAGACCCAGGGGACGCTGGACGCCGGCGCCTTCGAGTCGACGCTGCGGCAGTTCGGCGACCTCGTGACGGGCGTCTCGGCGGAGGGCGCCGGCGAGGCGGGCGGCGACGCCGCGGCGGCAGACGGCGGTGAGCGATCCGACGGATCGCGATCCTCGTCGGAACGGAGTTCCGACGGCGGCGAGGCGAGCGACGTCTCCGCGAGCGAAGCGAGCGGAGGCTCGTCAGAGCAGCGCTCTGACGGTGCGGGCGTGATGGTCCTCGTCGACGAACTGGAGAGCATCACCGAGCCGGGCGCCGCCGCGACCATCATCGCGGGCATCCTGGAGGCGCTGGCCGAGCGCGACGCGACGGCCGTCTTCGTCTCCCACCTCGCCGGCGACGTCATCGACGCCGCCGACGCCGACCTCACCGTGGACGGCATCCAGGCCGAGGGGCTGGAGGACGGCGAACTGCGCGTCAACCGCTCGCCCGTCAAGGGGACGCTCGCCCGCTCGACGCCGGAGCTGATCGTCGAGAAGCTCGCCGACGGCGACGCCGCGAGCGACGAGGACGCCGCGTTCTACGGGGACCTGCTGGAGAAGTTCTGA
- a CDS encoding conditioned medium-induced protein 4 yields the protein MDEKTEELRDIFVDVSGEETVTESQEDDRGTLAGDEEGVEDRLADSIDRLRERFPFETDLGEDALVTVVRRFYGGDDDATVADEVGADPDEVFAARMDLHLFREDEADLPVDFGDLRDLLDADADDERVADEFGVATDEAARYRRIARARDDARSVSYRFQSEFEDALTDAGLSATMTETIREDGLREATEDIGSLEEDADVDF from the coding sequence ATGGACGAGAAGACCGAGGAACTCCGTGACATCTTCGTGGACGTCTCCGGGGAGGAGACCGTCACGGAATCCCAGGAGGACGATCGGGGCACGCTGGCGGGCGACGAGGAGGGGGTCGAGGATCGCCTGGCGGACTCGATCGACCGACTCCGCGAGCGCTTCCCGTTCGAGACCGACCTCGGCGAAGACGCGCTCGTGACGGTCGTCCGGCGGTTCTACGGCGGCGACGACGACGCGACCGTCGCCGACGAGGTCGGCGCCGACCCGGACGAGGTCTTCGCCGCGCGGATGGACCTGCACCTGTTCCGCGAGGACGAGGCCGACCTGCCGGTCGACTTCGGCGACCTGCGCGACCTGCTGGACGCGGACGCCGACGACGAGCGGGTCGCCGACGAGTTCGGCGTCGCCACGGACGAGGCGGCCCGCTACCGCCGGATCGCCCGCGCCCGCGACGACGCCCGCTCGGTCAGCTACCGCTTCCAGAGCGAGTTCGAGGACGCGCTGACCGACGCCGGCCTCTCCGCGACGATGACGGAGACGATCCGCGAGGACGGCCTCCGCGAGGCGACCGAGGACATCGGCTCGCTGGAGGAGGACGCCGACGTCGACTTCTGA